Proteins encoded by one window of bacterium:
- a CDS encoding class I SAM-dependent methyltransferase produces MHCVICRGQKIRRLFFKQHYWICACRECDHHFVEIRPSPNHVELVYADAYFSGGGAGYPDYLCEREILIRQGKRYADLLSKYTEPGSILDIGAAAGFLLKGFIEAGWTGLGIEPNSSMAAHGQRELGLKIINTPLEAFSSKDKYRLITMVQVIAHFYNLRQALHNATTMLEPGGLVLVETWNKDSWIARLAKSNWHEYNPPSVLHFFSRRNLIILMSQFGLEPLAMGRPRKWISARHLKSVLAYNATSSSVPSLLAASISRLLPDRSMVPYPALDLFWALFRKPHHA; encoded by the coding sequence TCATTTTGTCGAAATTCGACCGTCGCCAAATCATGTCGAGCTAGTATATGCGGATGCGTATTTTAGCGGCGGTGGCGCAGGTTATCCCGATTATCTCTGCGAACGAGAGATCCTGATACGGCAGGGAAAACGGTACGCCGATTTGCTGTCCAAATATACTGAACCCGGGTCCATCTTAGACATCGGAGCGGCTGCAGGATTTCTTTTAAAAGGTTTTATCGAGGCGGGATGGACCGGCTTGGGCATCGAGCCGAATTCCAGCATGGCGGCCCACGGACAAAGAGAGTTGGGTCTTAAAATCATCAATACGCCGCTGGAGGCTTTTTCTTCAAAGGACAAATATCGCTTAATCACGATGGTGCAAGTGATCGCTCATTTTTATAATTTACGCCAGGCGCTTCATAACGCAACGACCATGCTGGAGCCCGGAGGACTTGTTTTGGTTGAAACGTGGAACAAGGACAGTTGGATCGCGCGGTTGGCGAAAAGCAATTGGCATGAGTATAATCCTCCCAGTGTACTGCATTTTTTTTCGCGCAGGAATTTGATAATTTTAATGTCCCAGTTCGGGCTTGAACCGCTCGCCATGGGGCGCCCGCGAAAATGGATCTCCGCCAGGCATCTCAAATCCGTTCTCGCCTATAATGCCACGTCATCATCCGTGCCGAGCCTATTGGCGGCAAGCATCTCGCGTCTTCTGCCGGACCGGTCGATGGTCCCTTACCCGGCGCTTGACTTGTTCTGGGCACTGTTTAGGAAACCGCATCATGCATAA
- a CDS encoding glycosyltransferase family 2 protein, translating into MKVAENPVPRSAHRYSRSKKIMISVVVPDYNEEAIIEQNLNRLSSYLDTLRDRYRWEMIIVDDGSQDQSGLIADRFASIRKNVQVYHHFANMQLGRSLQTAFQHCQGDYVVTMDLDLSYSPDHIERLLEKIIATQAQIVIASPYMKGGRVSNVPWKRRLLSKCANKFLSLSYKGNIHTITGMVRAYERKFIRSLNLKATDMECNAEILYKAQLLRAKVIEVPAHLDLGLLNTAGKKRQSSMRTLRGIGGSLMAGFIFRPFMYFIVPGIILLLISIYIIVWIFINTMTIYPETLATSPYFDDQFSNAVAAVYKARPHAFFVGGSTLLAALQLLSLGILSLQSKRYFEELFHFSTTLYKQQLETLSGAGRKPVTRDLRKRNDTRRRKPLL; encoded by the coding sequence ATGAAAGTCGCTGAAAATCCCGTACCGCGCTCGGCCCATCGATACAGCCGTTCTAAAAAAATTATGATTTCCGTCGTCGTGCCGGATTATAATGAAGAAGCGATCATAGAACAAAACTTGAATCGCCTCTCTTCTTATCTGGATACGCTGCGTGACCGATATCGGTGGGAGATGATCATTGTCGATGACGGCAGTCAGGATCAGTCCGGATTGATCGCCGATCGATTCGCCTCGATTCGGAAAAATGTCCAGGTGTATCATCATTTTGCCAACATGCAGCTCGGCCGATCGCTCCAAACCGCTTTTCAGCACTGTCAAGGCGATTATGTGGTCACGATGGATTTGGACCTGAGCTACTCCCCTGATCACATCGAAAGGCTGCTCGAAAAAATTATCGCAACGCAGGCGCAGATTGTCATCGCCTCACCCTATATGAAAGGAGGACGAGTTTCCAATGTGCCTTGGAAAAGAAGACTTTTAAGCAAATGTGCGAACAAATTTTTATCCCTGTCTTACAAAGGCAACATCCATACGATCACTGGAATGGTACGGGCTTATGAGAGAAAATTCATCAGGTCGCTCAATCTCAAGGCAACTGATATGGAGTGCAATGCAGAAATCCTATATAAAGCGCAGCTTTTGCGAGCCAAAGTAATTGAAGTCCCCGCTCATCTGGATTTGGGCCTTTTGAACACGGCCGGCAAGAAACGCCAATCCAGCATGAGGACCTTGCGCGGCATCGGCGGCAGCCTGATGGCTGGATTTATTTTCCGCCCGTTTATGTATTTCATCGTCCCCGGCATCATTCTGCTGCTGATTTCTATTTACATCATCGTGTGGATTTTTATCAATACCATGACCATCTATCCCGAAACCCTTGCGACGAGTCCTTACTTTGACGATCAATTCTCCAATGCGGTCGCCGCCGTTTACAAGGCACGGCCTCATGCTTTTTTCGTGGGAGGATCGACTCTGTTGGCGGCGTTGCAGCTGTTGAGCCTTGGCATTCTTTCACTTCAGAGCAAGAGGTATTTTGAAGAACTTTTTCACTTTTCCACGACTCTTTACAAACAGCAACTGGAAACCCTGTCCGGCGCCGGCCGGAAGCCGGTCACGCGGGATCTCCGCAAACGCAATGATACTCGAAGAAGAAAACCGCTTTTATAA